The following coding sequences are from one Gemmatimonadota bacterium window:
- a CDS encoding type II toxin-antitoxin system RelE/ParE family toxin has translation MRLTFVETVLFTKRVQELGLEAGLRGLQAALMANPTQGDLDPGTGGLRKVRIPDAGRGKGKRGGARVHYLYLPHSALIYLLFVYGKDELITLSAVQKKQLRRVVEAIRTEWEFRRR, from the coding sequence ATGCGCCTGACCTTCGTCGAAACGGTGCTGTTCACGAAACGCGTCCAGGAACTGGGGCTCGAGGCCGGGCTGCGCGGACTCCAGGCGGCGCTCATGGCCAACCCGACGCAGGGCGATCTGGACCCCGGCACGGGTGGCCTGCGAAAAGTGCGCATCCCGGATGCGGGACGAGGAAAGGGGAAGCGCGGCGGTGCGAGGGTTCACTATCTGTACCTGCCCCACAGTGCGCTCATTTACCTCCTCTTCGTTTATGGCAAGGATGAGCTCATCACATTGAGCGCTGTCCAGAAGAAGCAGCTGAGACGTGTCGTGGAGGCAATTCGCACTGAATGGGAGTTCCGACGCCGGTAG